One window of the Acinonyx jubatus isolate Ajub_Pintada_27869175 chromosome A2, VMU_Ajub_asm_v1.0, whole genome shotgun sequence genome contains the following:
- the HNRNPA2B1 gene encoding heterogeneous nuclear ribonucleoproteins A2/B1 isoform X1, producing the protein MEKTLETVPLERKKREKEQFRKLFIGGLSFETTEESLRNYYEQWGKLTDCVVMRDPASKRSRGFGFVTFSSMAEVDAAMAARPHSIDGRVVEPKRAVAREESGKPGAHVTVKKLFVGGIKEDTEEHHLRDYFEEYGKIDTIEIITDRQSGKKRGFGFVTFDDHDPVDKIVLQKYHTINGHNAEVRKALSRQEMQEVQSSRSGRGGNFGFGDSRGGGGNFGPGPGSNFRGGSDGYGSGRGFGDGYNGYGGGPGGGNFGGSPGYGGGRGGYGGGGPGYGNQGGGYGGGYDNYGGGNYGSGNYNDFGNYNQQPSNYGPMKSGNFGGSRNMGGPYGGGNYGPGGSGGSGGYGGRSRY; encoded by the exons ATGGAG aaaACTTTAGAAACTGTTCCTTTGGAGAGGAAAAAG agagaaaaggaacagttCCGTAAACTTTTTATTGGTGGCTTGAGCTTTGAAACCACAGAAGAAAGTTTGAGGAACTACTACGAGCAATGGGGGAAACTTACAGACTGTGTG gtcATGAGAGATCCTGCAAGCAAAAGATCAAGAGGATTTGGTTTTGTAACTTTTTCGTCCATGGCTGAGGTTGACGCTGCCATGGCTGCAAGACCTCATTCAATTGATGGGAGAGTGGTTGAGCCAAAACGTGCTGTTGCAAGAGAG gaatCTGGAAAGCCAGGGGCTCACGTAACTGTGAAGAAGCTGTTTGTTGGTGGAATTAAAGAAGATACTGAGGAACATCATCTTAGAGATTACTTCGAAGAGTATGGAAAGATTGATACCATTGAGATAATTACTGATAGGCAGTCTGGAAAGAAAAGAGGCTTTGGATTTGTTACCTTTGATGATCATGATCCCGTGGATAAGATTGTGT TGCAGAAATATCATACCATCAATGGTCATAATGCAGAAGTAAGAAAGGCTCTGTCTAGACAAGAAATGCAGGAAGTCCAGAGTTCTAGAAGTGGAAGAGGAG GCAACTTCGGTTTTGGAGATTCTCGTGGTGGTGGTGGAAATTTTGGACCAGGCCCGGGAAGTAACTTTAGAGGAGGATCTG ATGGATATGGAAGTGGTCGCGGATTTGGGGATGGCTATAATGGGTATGGAGGAGGACCTGGAG GTGGCAATTTTGGAGGTAGCCCTGGttatggaggaggaagaggaggatatGGTGGTGGAGGACCTGGATATGGCAACCAGGGTGGGGGCTACGGAGGTGGTTATGACAACTATGGAGGAG GAAATTACGGAAGTGGAAATTACAATGATTTTGGAAATTATAACCAGCAACCTTCTAACTATGGTCCAATGAAGAGTGGAAACTTTGGTGGTAGCAGGAACATGGGGGGACCATATGGTGGAG GAAACTATGGTCCTGGAGGCAGTGGAGGAAGTGGGGGTTATGGAGGGAGAAGCCGATATTGA
- the HNRNPA2B1 gene encoding heterogeneous nuclear ribonucleoproteins A2/B1 isoform X2, with protein sequence MEREKEQFRKLFIGGLSFETTEESLRNYYEQWGKLTDCVVMRDPASKRSRGFGFVTFSSMAEVDAAMAARPHSIDGRVVEPKRAVAREESGKPGAHVTVKKLFVGGIKEDTEEHHLRDYFEEYGKIDTIEIITDRQSGKKRGFGFVTFDDHDPVDKIVLQKYHTINGHNAEVRKALSRQEMQEVQSSRSGRGGNFGFGDSRGGGGNFGPGPGSNFRGGSDGYGSGRGFGDGYNGYGGGPGGGNFGGSPGYGGGRGGYGGGGPGYGNQGGGYGGGYDNYGGGNYGSGNYNDFGNYNQQPSNYGPMKSGNFGGSRNMGGPYGGGNYGPGGSGGSGGYGGRSRY encoded by the exons ATGGAG agagaaaaggaacagttCCGTAAACTTTTTATTGGTGGCTTGAGCTTTGAAACCACAGAAGAAAGTTTGAGGAACTACTACGAGCAATGGGGGAAACTTACAGACTGTGTG gtcATGAGAGATCCTGCAAGCAAAAGATCAAGAGGATTTGGTTTTGTAACTTTTTCGTCCATGGCTGAGGTTGACGCTGCCATGGCTGCAAGACCTCATTCAATTGATGGGAGAGTGGTTGAGCCAAAACGTGCTGTTGCAAGAGAG gaatCTGGAAAGCCAGGGGCTCACGTAACTGTGAAGAAGCTGTTTGTTGGTGGAATTAAAGAAGATACTGAGGAACATCATCTTAGAGATTACTTCGAAGAGTATGGAAAGATTGATACCATTGAGATAATTACTGATAGGCAGTCTGGAAAGAAAAGAGGCTTTGGATTTGTTACCTTTGATGATCATGATCCCGTGGATAAGATTGTGT TGCAGAAATATCATACCATCAATGGTCATAATGCAGAAGTAAGAAAGGCTCTGTCTAGACAAGAAATGCAGGAAGTCCAGAGTTCTAGAAGTGGAAGAGGAG GCAACTTCGGTTTTGGAGATTCTCGTGGTGGTGGTGGAAATTTTGGACCAGGCCCGGGAAGTAACTTTAGAGGAGGATCTG ATGGATATGGAAGTGGTCGCGGATTTGGGGATGGCTATAATGGGTATGGAGGAGGACCTGGAG GTGGCAATTTTGGAGGTAGCCCTGGttatggaggaggaagaggaggatatGGTGGTGGAGGACCTGGATATGGCAACCAGGGTGGGGGCTACGGAGGTGGTTATGACAACTATGGAGGAG GAAATTACGGAAGTGGAAATTACAATGATTTTGGAAATTATAACCAGCAACCTTCTAACTATGGTCCAATGAAGAGTGGAAACTTTGGTGGTAGCAGGAACATGGGGGGACCATATGGTGGAG GAAACTATGGTCCTGGAGGCAGTGGAGGAAGTGGGGGTTATGGAGGGAGAAGCCGATATTGA